Within Bacillaceae bacterium S4-13-56, the genomic segment AGGTTGGCTGCCCGTTCATGCTGGATAAAATTCATCTAGAGGGCACCCTTTTTATCATATTTTTTCAAAACTATTCATCTAATAAGATTAAAAGTATGTTCAACATTTACCCTCAAATTTCCTTCTCCTTACATTTTCAAATTAGATCAAAACAAAAAAGCTAGAACCCTAATTTACTAAGGTTCTAGCTTTAAAAGTGTGTTGGTGAGAACCGTCCCTACCAACACGCCTAGGAGTTTTCTTTTATAATTTCGATGTAGAATTTGATGGCTTTTAGGTAGTTTTCACTACTAACGTGTTCGTTGGTTCCGTGCATTCGATTTAGGTCCTCGGATGTGATTTGGACTGGTAGAAAGCGATAGGTATTGTCTGATACTTTGTCATAATGTTTAGCATCTGATCCTGCAAACATGAGATAGGGTGCAATCACTGCATCTTCATATACATTTCGAGCAGCTTGTTGAATAGATGTGAAAGGCCATCCATTGATGGAAGAAACACCAGATGCCTCTGTTCCTTCGATTGTTACATTAATATCGTCATCATCAATAGTATCCTTGACGTATTCCTTCACGTAATCCAATGTATCGCCCGGCATGACCCTAAGATTAATAATGGCAGACGCTTTTTCTGGTAATGCATTGTATTGTTCTCCCGCATGGAAAATCGTTGGGGCAATGGTGGTTCGAATTAATGCCGCAGATGCTGGTTGATCCAACAGAATATTTTCAATGATCGGTTCAAAGATAAACTTATTGGCAAAAACGTATTTCATCCCAAAATTCATTTCAGGTGCAACATATTCGAATAAGTCTTTTCCAGGACCCCTTAAGTCAGCAGGAAATTGCGTTTCTTCTAGTTTAGCTATCGCTCTCGCAATCCTCCCTATATTGGTCTCTGACTTAGGTTGTGAGGAATGCCCCCCGCTTCCTTCTATAGAGAGCTCTATGGTTGCAGAACCTTTCTCAGAAATACCTACAACGCCGACTGGCTGGTCTACACCAGGAACCATATTTTCCACTATGGCTCCTCCCTCATCTAAAACAAAATCAAAAGTAATCCCTCGATCTTTCATTGTTTCAGCAATGGCCTTTGCCCC encodes:
- a CDS encoding M20 family peptidase — encoded protein: MKKWKVFLSVLGGLLLLFIIVTVFNTVTVQSKQPAPKPGEILLDEEKAIAHMSEAITYQTISYQDRSKFNWDEFDRFIVFLEENYPEVHAELELEKINEYALVYKWKGADSAKPPIGLTSHYDVVPVLEGTDANWEEPPFSGNVGDSHIWGRGTLDDKIGVIGIMEGVTYLLKQNYQPERDLYFMFGHDEEIGGEEGAKAIAETMKDRGITFDFVLDEGGAIVENMVPGVDQPVGVVGISEKGSATIELSIEGSGGHSSQPKSETNIGRIARAIAKLEETQFPADLRGPGKDLFEYVAPEMNFGMKYVFANKFIFEPIIENILLDQPASAALIRTTIAPTIFHAGEQYNALPEKASAIINLRVMPGDTLDYVKEYVKDTIDDDDINVTIEGTEASGVSSINGWPFTSIQQAARNVYEDAVIAPYLMFAGSDAKHYDKVSDNTYRFLPVQITSEDLNRMHGTNEHVSSENYLKAIKFYIEIIKENS